A segment of the Butyrivibrio fibrisolvens genome:
TCCACACTATGCAGCACATTCTTCTCATGTTTTGTTTTTATGACTGGAAATGCCTGGTTGATCGGAGCTGGGATAATTCTGTGGGGGATTGGAATGGGTGCGCAGGAAAGTATTATGAAAGCAGCTGTCAGCGGAATCGTCCCGCGTTCCATGCGAAGCACCGGTTTCGGAATATTTGAGACAGGATTTGGTATTGCGTGGTTTCTGGGCAGTTGGCTTCTCGGTGCCCTGTATGATTTGAATCCTGTGTATCTTGTCACTGTGTCTGTGGTATCACAGTTTCTGGCGATTGCATTTTATGCTTTATGCCTCCGGTGCAATAAGACAGAGTGCTAACAATTCAAAATTTGTAAAGGAGGCTCCCATGCCACACGTAGAGATAAACTGCTTTCCTGGTAGGAGTGATGAACAGAAGAAAGCCTGTGCCGAGAAAATAGCTGATGTAATAGCTGAAACTCTTGGCTGCAAGACATCAAGCGTTTCGGTAGCCATTAAAGAAATAGCTGAAGAGGACTGGAAAGAATTAGTCTGGGATAAAAAGATTGCACCTGAGAAAGAAAAACTGTATAAAGAACCCGGATACTCTTACAAATAATTCAAGTGAAGGCTGGAAAGTCGGGTTCATGATAAGAGAAGAACTTCATGATGATGATCCCTTGGCTCATGACCTATATGCACAAGGGGAACTTCTATATGATGTGACACAGATTGATAATGATTTTTGGAAGAATCATCAAGATTGTCATGAATATTTCATAACAAGAATAAAAGAAGCTTTTAATATGCTTGAAAATGATTCGAATGCAATAGAAATCAGACAAGAGTATATAGATGCGTATCAAAGATTTTTGAAATAACTCTTCTGCAAATAAACAAATTTGGGGTTGAAAGTGCAAAATATAAATAAATTTGAGATTATAAAGAAATATATCGATGAATACGATTATTGGGAGCTGCTTGCCTGT
Coding sequences within it:
- the pptA gene encoding tautomerase PptA; this translates as MPHVEINCFPGRSDEQKKACAEKIADVIAETLGCKTSSVSVAIKEIAEEDWKELVWDKKIAPEKEKLYKEPGYSYK